Within Rhizobium sp. N324, the genomic segment AAACCGCCTGGGTGGCCGGCGAGGCGAGCAACTCGTATCGGCACATCGTCGCGGTGGATGCGGCAAGCGCGAATTCGCTGCGGCGGGCAAAACCATGCTGAGCCATCGGATAGATCGTGCCGTCGATTGCTACCTTGTCGTCCGGCGCCTTGCCGACGATCGGAAAGAGGATCGGCGACCGGCCGCTCCAGAAGGCTGCATCCCCCGTCCACAGCCACGAGCCTCCGTCGCGGGTGGTGAGCGCCTGCATCTCGGCGCCGAGTGAGGAGACGTTGACGGTGAGATGCTGGTTGCCAATCCGGATTAAGCCTGACATCACTATTCCCTTTCGCCTGGTTCGGCACCAAAGCCATATCTTTCCGCGCCGTTGGTTTCCACTCAATAGGTACGGGGAGGCCTCCCGTCACTGCGCGTTATTTCCGCATCGCGCCCAATCTCGCGATCACTTCATTCGGGATGCCGTAGCGCTGAATGGCGTCGCGGTTGTTCCGCAGCCCGCAGATCTCTCGCTGGATGAAGAAGGCCCAGACGGCGTCGGAGGCTGCATTGAGAAGGGTCTCGCGTTCTCCGGCACTCTGGCGGTCAGCGGTCCAGGCCTTGAGCGCGGCAAGTGCTGTCTCCACCTTCAGTCCGTGACGCCCGAGCGCATCGGCGCGTTCCGACATCAGCTCGTATTCGAGGACGTTGAAGCCGTTTCTGTCTTGCTCGGATTGTCTGAAGGACTGCGGCGGACGAACGCTCATTGGCACAGGTCTCCGTTGGCGCGAGCCGCAATATTATCCAAATCAAACGTGCAGATCGAGAGGGTCCGAAACGGGACTATCCCCCGATTTCCCCGCATGGCATAAGCGCGCCAAAATCTCTTTCCCAGGCTCCCACGCACACCATGATTCGTATCGAGAATATCAGCAAGCAGCTCAGCCACCGCATCCTCTTCATCGAGGCATCCGCAGCGCTCAACAGAGGCGAAAAGATCGGTCTCGTCGGCCCGAACGGCGCCGGCAAGACGACGATCTTCCGGATGATCAACGGTGAGGAACAGCCCGACGAAGGGCAGGTCTCCTGTGAGAAGGGCGTCACCATCGGTTAC encodes:
- a CDS encoding DUF6665 family protein; the encoded protein is MSVRPPQSFRQSEQDRNGFNVLEYELMSERADALGRHGLKVETALAALKAWTADRQSAGERETLLNAASDAVWAFFIQREICGLRNNRDAIQRYGIPNEVIARLGAMRK